Proteins co-encoded in one bacterium genomic window:
- a CDS encoding Lar family restriction alleviation protein, which produces MKEYKVRSCPFCKGKRCYTYTNEQPYWRVYCRDCGAMGPKCPSEEEAANAWNIRKKENTATQNTLEKKSNTFEHSCEFVKIQLRCQCGCAIELSESIMNGIISFKPNKVEYINNFSCPRCGTHISFEISK; this is translated from the coding sequence GTGAAAGAATACAAGGTAAGATCATGCCCATTCTGCAAAGGAAAAAGATGTTATACATACACCAATGAGCAACCATACTGGCGCGTGTACTGTCGTGACTGTGGTGCTATGGGACCGAAATGTCCAAGTGAAGAAGAAGCTGCTAATGCTTGGAATATAAGAAAAAAAGAAAACACGGCTACACAAAATACATTAGAAAAAAAATCAAATACTTTTGAACATTCATGTGAATTTGTAAAAATACAATTGAGATGTCAATGTGGATGTGCAATAGAATTATCAGAATCTATAATGAATGGGATTATTTCTTTTAAACCAAATAAGGTTGAATACATAAACAACTTTTCGTGTCCAAGATGTGGAACACATATAAGTTTTGAAATTTCTAAGTGA
- a CDS encoding HNH endonuclease → MMLVRLENTPVLPEELFPLVRVGVRKEDHSFELKGHKLKNSQRYQLFKSKGLKCVCCGLEGKVFYFEKPNGQTTYHLNLYGFFNGKEILFTKDHIIPRAKGGKDQLENYQTMCTVCNGIKESLIKIDIPHITCNLKTKEELEIAYKQLMHSMVVNLLIAYGREKKDYPDVVGRIRKNARILLRLNNIEERSEEER, encoded by the coding sequence ATGATGTTGGTTAGATTAGAAAATACTCCAGTTTTACCAGAAGAATTATTTCCATTAGTTAGAGTTGGGGTAAGAAAAGAAGATCATTCCTTTGAATTAAAAGGACACAAATTAAAAAATTCACAGCGATATCAATTATTTAAATCAAAAGGATTAAAATGTGTCTGTTGTGGATTAGAAGGAAAAGTTTTTTATTTTGAAAAACCAAATGGACAAACGACATATCATTTGAATCTATATGGGTTCTTTAATGGAAAAGAAATATTATTTACAAAAGATCATATCATTCCGAGAGCAAAAGGTGGAAAAGATCAATTGGAAAATTATCAAACGATGTGCACTGTATGCAATGGTATTAAAGAATCATTGATAAAAATTGATATTCCACATATAACTTGCAATTTAAAAACAAAAGAAGAATTGGAAATCGCATATAAACAATTGATGCATTCAATGGTTGTCAATCTCCTTATAGCGTATGGAAGAGAAAAGAAAGATTATCCTGATGTTGTAGGAAGAATAAGGAAAAATGCAAGGATATTGTTGAGGTTGAATAATATTGAAGAAAGATCAGAGGAAGAGAGGTGA